A region from the Wansuia hejianensis genome encodes:
- a CDS encoding BlaI/MecI/CopY family transcriptional regulator, with protein sequence MKKLPQISEAEYEVMKAVWRQSPAGTNEIVERILPVTDWQPNTVHTLLKRLVKKGVLDYRKRGRMFEYFPLISEEEYLGQKSKSFLEQYFGGSIMPLFASYLEEEDVSGEELEELRAILDRRKGQEADR encoded by the coding sequence ATGAAGAAGCTGCCGCAGATTTCAGAGGCGGAATATGAAGTGATGAAGGCGGTCTGGCGGCAGTCGCCGGCCGGTACGAATGAGATAGTAGAACGGATTCTTCCGGTGACAGACTGGCAGCCCAACACCGTCCATACGCTGTTAAAGAGGCTTGTAAAAAAAGGTGTCTTGGATTACCGGAAGCGGGGCAGGATGTTTGAGTATTTTCCGTTGATTTCAGAAGAAGAATATCTGGGCCAGAAAAGTAAAAGCTTTCTGGAACAGTATTTTGGAGGGAGCATTATGCCGCTGTTCGCCAGCTATCTGGAAGAGGAAGATGTGTCTGGGGAGGAGCTGGAAGAACTGCGTGCGATCTTGGACCGCAGAAAGGGACAGGAGGCTGATCGATGA